The genome window gggagggaggcagggagggagggtgcaAGTGTCTGGTGGCTTTAGTAGTTCACGGTGGGGTCTGGGCCTGTGATTTGTTCTGTGTCTTTCTGTGGCAGGAGCTGGGGAGATCTTTCCAGAGCTCAAATCTTTTTCTGCCAGGCCTCTGCTTAAACCTCCACTGACTGTCCCTTCCAAAACCCCAGtgtctttgttttggtttttttttgtttgtttgtttgtttaattttgagacagaggctcactttgttgcctgggctagagtgctatggcgtcagcctagctcacagcaacctcaaactcctgggctcaagcaatcctcctgcctcagcctcccgagtagctgggactacaggcatgcgccaccatgcccagctaattttttctatatatttttacttggccaattaatttctttctatttatagtagagacgggggtttcgctcttgcttaggctggtttagaactcctgaccttgaacgatcctccagccttggcctcccagagtgctaggattacaggcgtgagccatagcacCCGGCCAAAACCCCACTGTCTTTGCAAGTCAAACAGGGCAGCTGAGATCCAGCCGAGTCTCTGGCCCCTGCCCACAGCACACCAGCAGTCCGCACTCTGTGCTCGTCCCCCAGCCTGTAGtacttttcctctcttctctgctcAGGACTCCATTGAGTTCCACGCCCTCCAGGAATCCTTCCAGAAACTCCAGAATTGATTCGGCCTCCGCCCTACGGCTTCCATGATGCCTAGGGCCTAATCCGATCCGCACTTATCACTGTCTGATCCTCCTTGAGGGGAGGGGCTGCATCCCAGGCAGCCCTGCACTCTGCAGACCTCAGCTTGCGTGGCTGGGTGAAGGGGCCTAGGGTGAGTCTGATGCCCCTGGAGTCCCAAGGAACCGCCGTTCTTGGGATGATGGGTCATTCTCCCCGTCTCACCCCACAGCTGCCCCTGTCTAGCAGCCACCTGAACGTGTATAGCAGCGACCCCCAGGTCACAGCCTCCCTGGTGGGAGTCACCAGTAGCTCCTGCCCGGCCGACCTGACTCAGAAGCGAGAGCTCACAGGTACTGCCCCGTCTCTCGGTGTGCCCCGGGTCCCCTCGTCCTTCATCCCCACCCTGCGCCCagctcttctccttctccccgGCCTCCAGATGCTGAGAGCCGGGCCCTGGCCAAGGAGCGGCAGAAGAAAGACAATCACAACCTAAGTGAGTCCTGCGCCTCTCCCCGCCTGCTTCCTTGCTCTCACCTGGGCAGCCAGACAGCCACTCCCTGACCCGGAGCAGTTCTAGGAAGGCTTCCCTACCCAAGGCCAACTGCCCCAAGCCCTCCCGCTGGTGCTGGCTGGGCTCAATTTTGTTCTCTTCCCTCTAGTCCTCtttaggaggggctgggagaggggctcCTGGGGCGGGATAGTGACGAAACCCCAGTTTATCAGATTGTTTTCTGGGTTAAGGTGTGGAACGTGGGCCACGGAGTTCTGTGCAGTGGGGAAGAGTCCCACCACAGGCAGCTTCGCTGTGCTAACAGCCTAACCAGGGGGTTCTGCCTCAGGGTGCCCTAAATTGCATCTGGCCTTCGCCCTCTCGCCTCTGTAGAAATGCCAATCTTTTGGTTATCCTTTACTTCTTAGAAGGGCTAAATCTGAGCTGCAGGTTGCCCCTGAGGTGCCCTTCCCTGGGCTAGATGCTTCTCCCCAGGGGGGGTCTCCATCCCTCTAATTGCTCCCTGTTACCTTTAGTCGAAAGGAGACGGAGGTTCAACATCAACGACCGCATCAAGGAGTTGGGAATGCTGATCCCTAAGGCCAATGACCTGTGAGCAGGTTTCTGGGCGGGAGGGTAGGGGCCCGGGGTGGGCAGGAGCTGACAACTACGATCTGCCCCCAGCCCCATGCTAGCTGCTAGGCTGGGAAGAGAATCCCTCCTAGAGCTCATCATCTATTTGAGAAAAGAAGATCCCTCACTCTCCCAAATCAGGAAGCTCAAGGCAGATGAGCTTCTATCCTGGAAGTGAGGCTGGGGTCGAGGGAAGCGTCCCGGAGGAAGAGTCACACTGGGAAGGTTTCCTCAAGGGCACTGGACTGGTAGATAGGAGAGAGGTGGTCGAGGGGCAGGAGGAGTACTGACAGCCCAGGGTAGGCTTGGGTTTGGGTGGTCTTGGGAAGGACCCTGCACCAAATTGCTCGGTTCCATGTGCTTAGAGAGGTGGGTGGTGGCAACGGAAGCCACCTGGGAGGGCCTGTTCTGTGCAAACTGAGATCAGCCTCCTTCACAGATAGGGAGTGGCCAGGTCTGGGGTCGGTGGGCAAGGCTGGGGCAGGCGACATAGGCTCTGACACCAAATCAGAGGCAAAGACTTGGCCACTCCTCTGAGCACGCATCTCTgaccctgcctggcctggccccgCAGGGACGTGCGCTGGAACAAGGGCACCATCCTCAAGGCATCTGTGGATTATATCCGGAGGATGCAGAAGGACCTGCAGAAGTCCCGGGAGCTTGAGAACCACTCTCGGCGCCTGGAGATGACCAACAAGCAGCTCTGGCTCCGTATCCAGGTCTGGTCCTGAACTCGGACTTCTTGGGTAGCTCTGAtcccctgaccctgacctggCTCCTGACCCCAGGGGCAGTCCTTACACTTCTGAAGTTGGAGACACAGGAATGATGCCCATGGGGAAGGAGGATGTCTCAGTCAGGATGTTATGCTTTGGTGACAAACAATCCCTAGCACCTTTAAAGCAACAAATACCAGCTGAGCTTCTGTTCTGTGAGACCCTCATTCTGGAACCCAAGCTGACAGACAGGCACATCTAGAGCTGGCTCTTAAAGTCATGTGTCACTCTTAAGGTGCCACATGTGGCTTCTACTTATATGTGCTTGACCCATGCAAATACACCCCACATCCAGCCTCCAGGGAGCAGGAAAGTGCAGGCCCACCATGTGCCTGGGAGGCAGAGTGTAGAATCATTTGGTGGCTATTGCTAGCAGTCACCACGTGGCAAACCAAAGAACAAGGGCTTGGGGGAGTCAACTCTACCAGCTGGACAGACAGTTCTAGTCCTGGCTCTGTGTTGAGGGCCTCTTGTCTTCTTTGGACCTGAGGCTGGTCCTCTCCACAAAAGGCGATTGGAACTGACACTTCTaagcttttctgtttctcatggCAGATAATACGATTTACATTAAAATCTAACACACAGAGTCACACTcaaagtgaaaaatcaaaatttcatGAAGGAACACTCATTCTTAATAGGTGCAATGTGTCCTGATAATTTCTATTCCAGGCTAGTCTAGACAAGCCTATTTCAACtagggaaaaaatagagaaagagctGGTCAAGACTCAGTACAGCGGTTTCACAACCCACTAATGAGTTACGACTTGCAGCTTGAAAAACACTGGTCTAGACTCCAGAAGCTACCCTATGTATGCTTTCTCCCAGCAGAGACATTTCGTGGCCTTGGGTGCCAcgaaggcagggcccagtgccGGGGTGGAGGTGTGGGGAGGGTGGCCTGGCAGCTGGTGTCTATGGTTGTGCGCCCCAgccctctgtctgtctccctgcaGGAGCTGGAGATGCAGGCTCGCGTGCACGGCCTGCCCACCACCTCCCCGTCGGGCATGAACATGGCCGAGCTGGCCCAGCAGGTGGTGAAGCAGGAGCTGCCCGGCGAAGAGGGCCCAGGGGAGACCCTGATGCTGGGTGCCGAGGTCCCTGACCCTGAGCCGCTGCCGGCTTTGCCTCCCCAGGCCCCGCTGGGCCCGCCTGCTCAGCCACCGTCCCCATTCCATCACCTGGACTTCAGCCACAGCCTGggctttgggggaggggaagacgAGGGGCCCCCGGGCTACCCCGAAGCCCTGGGGCCGGAGCATGGCTCCCCCTTCCCCAACCTGTCCAAGAAGGATCTGGACCTCATGCTCCTGGACGACTCCCTGCTACCGCTGGCCTCCGACCCCCTCTTATCCACCATGTCCCCCGAGGCCTCCAAGGCCAGCAGCCGCCGGAGCAGCTTCAGCATGGAGGAGGGCGATGTGCTGTGACCCTGGCTGCCCCTGTGCCAGGGAACAGGGGCcggcctgggggctgggagggctggggcaccccctccctcccttcaggCTGCACTTGTGTGTGAATTAGCCACCTGCCCTGCCTCACTACTCCCCATTGGCCCCCTGTTTGGACTTAGT of Microcebus murinus isolate Inina chromosome 5, M.murinus_Inina_mat1.0, whole genome shotgun sequence contains these proteins:
- the TFEB gene encoding transcription factor EB → MASRIGLRMQLMREQAQQEEQRERMQQQAVMHYMQQQQQQQQQQQQQQQQQQLGGPPTPAINTPVHFQSPPPVPGEVLKVQSYLENPTSYHLQQSQHQKVREYLSETYGNKFAAHISPAQGSPKPPPAASPGVRAGHVLSSSAGNSAPNSPMAMLHIGSNPEREFDDVIDNIMRLDDVLGYINPEMQMPNTLPLSSSHLNVYSSDPQVTASLVGVTSSSCPADLTQKRELTDAESRALAKERQKKDNHNLIERRRRFNINDRIKELGMLIPKANDLDVRWNKGTILKASVDYIRRMQKDLQKSRELENHSRRLEMTNKQLWLRIQELEMQARVHGLPTTSPSGMNMAELAQQVVKQELPGEEGPGETLMLGAEVPDPEPLPALPPQAPLGPPAQPPSPFHHLDFSHSLGFGGGEDEGPPGYPEALGPEHGSPFPNLSKKDLDLMLLDDSLLPLASDPLLSTMSPEASKASSRRSSFSMEEGDVL